Genomic window (Salinibacterium sp. M195):
ATCCACATCGATTCCTCAACTCGAGGCCGTCGAATCTATGCTCGCTACCCTCACAGAAAAGAGACTCGTATGAGAGTTTCCGTTGGAGCGGACCACGCTGGGTTCCCTCTAAAACAGCGCATCATTAGTGCGATCGAACGCCTCGGCCATACCGTGATCGAGCGCGGCGCGACAAGCACCGATCCTGTTGACTTCCCGGACGTCACCCAAGACACCTGTGCTCCAGTACTCGACGGCACCGCGGACCGTGCAGTGCTGGTGTGTGGAACCGGAGCTGGCGCGATCATGGCTGCCAACAAGATCCCTGGCATCCGATGTGGCCTCGCGAATGAGTCGTACTCCGCGCACCAAGCCGTCGAGCACGACGACGCCAACGTCATCGCGCTCGGTGCATGGCTCGTACCACCCGCCTTCATTGATGACATTGTGCGCGAGTTTCTCGACGCCACGTTCGACGATGACGAAGACACGCGCCGCCGCGTCGAAAAGTTGAACGCTCTCGATCTGCTCGGCCCCCCACCGAAAAACTAACCCTCAACGCCCCATCCTCACCGATCAAAGGAGATCCACCCATGACGACCACCACTACCGCAACCCAACGCAAATCTGCGCTGGGTTCAAAAGATCGCAACAAGACAGCGGTCGCCGCCGCGCTTGGTACGAGCGTAGAAAACTACGACTTCATCGCCTTTGGCACCGCTTCCGCCCTGTACTTCGGCGCGGTTTTCTTCCCAGAAAGCGACCGATTCGTCGGCACCCTCCTCGCGTTTGCGACGCTGGCAGTGGGATTCCTTATGCGCCCGCTCGGCGGAGCGATTGGCGGCTACCTCGCAGACAAGTTCGGACGCAAGCCTGTACTCGTAGGGGCGATGCTCGTGATGGGCAGTGCGACCTTCCTCATCGGCCTCCTCCCCACCTACGCTCAGGCCGGAGTAATCGCGCCTATTCTGCTCGTCATCATTCGAATCATCCAAGGGCTCGCCTTCGGCGCAGAATGGGGCGGTGCCATCACGATGGCGTACGAACACGCACCGTGGAACCGTCGCGGTATGTACGCCGCGATCCCCCAGGCCGGCAACCCACTCGGTATTGCTCTCGCTAGCGGCATGTTCCTACTTTGTTCGAACATTGAGGGCGATTTGGCCTGGCGTATCCCCTTCCTTCTGAGTGCAGTCCTTGTAGTAGTAGCGCTAATTGTGCGGTCACGACTTTCAGAGTCGCCAGAGTTCGAGGCGGCCAAGGCTGAAGGAAAGATTGAGAAGAACCCATTCTTAACTACGATCCGTCAGGATTGGCGCGGCATCCTGCGCGTAATCGCGCTGCGCATCGTTGAGTCGTTTGCGTACTACTCCACTGCTACGTATTTTCTGAACTACCTCTCGGGCCGGTTCCCAGACATCCGCCCGCTAGCACTAGCTGCGATTACGGCGGCAAGCATCACCGCCATCTTCGTCACCTTCATCATGGGTTCGCTGACAGACAAAGTTGGTCGTCGGCCGATCTATATTGTTGCGTGCGTGGTTGCCATCCTGTTCGCGTTCCCGATGTACCTTCTCACCGAAGATGGAACCCCCGCGCTTGTCGTCGGCGTCTTCATCTTTGGAATTGGAATCCTCCACGCCTCGCTCACCGGAGTACAGGGCTCACTGCTCACAGAACAGTTCGGCACCTCCACCCGCACCTCAGGCGCGTCTCTCGGTTACCAGATCGCCGCCGCAATCGGAGGATTTGCACCGCTCCTCGCAGCTTTGCTCGTCGGCTGGATCGGATGGCCGGGAGCATCCCTTCTCTACATGACAGCGGCAATTGTGGGCCTGATCGGCATTCTGGTCACCAAAGAGACCTTCGGTGCGGCAGAGCGCGCCCGGATTAACGCACTCGTCGCCGAAGAAAAAAATCGGATCGCCTAATCAAAATTCACACCACTGGGCGCGCAATCACCACGCGCTGAACCTTCGCTCACACAAAAGCCCCGCACTCCTTCAGAGTGCGGGGCTTTTGTCGCCAGCGTTAGCCAGTAATCACACAGCGGTAATCGCTACCTATGGGCGAGGTGCTCCCCCGCCGGGAGCTCCGCCACCGGCGCCTTCGCTACCCGCCGCCGCGACTCCGGCAGTCACAGTTCCGGCAGTCTCGCCATCGACCGTGACCATGTAGGTGTCGCCGTTCGTGATGGCGGCATCCGACAGCACGACCGACTGGAACGATTTGATCGAGGTGAACTCGGCAATCACTGTGCCGCTGCTGTCGAGCACCTGCACGGTCTGTCCAGCGCTATAAGCCTGCTCGAGCGAGGCGCTCAACCAGCCCTGAGCCGAGGACGATTCGGGCGAAGTGGCCATGAAGGTCATGCCGACGGCCAGGACTGTTCCACTCTCGACCACGATGGTGCCGTTCGCATCGAGAGCACCCTCGCGGTCTTCCGCTGAACCGAACACCGTGGTGGTGCCGCCCGTCACGAGCATGGAACCGTTGGAGTCGATTCCATCGCCGGCAGAATTGACCGTTGTCTCGCCGCCGGTGATCGCCACCATCGCACCGTCATCCGCTTCGACAATGCCGCCGACGTCGGTGGTGGTGCTAGTGCCGCTCGTCGCATTGATGCCGTCGTCGCTCGCGTTGACCGCGAGTACGCCGCCCTCGATCGTGATGTAGTACGACTCGATGCCCTCGTAGGAATTCGTGACAGCGGTTCCGCCGCCCGAGATCACGATGTTGACCTCGGACTTGAGCCCGTCGTCCTCGCCAGCGAGCGTGGTCGAACCGCCTGCGATCACGATGTCGGTCTCTGCCTGCACTCCGTCATCCGCTGCGGTGAGGGCAACAGTGCCGCCTGCGATGTAGACGTAGCCGCGCGTTTCGTCTTCTTCGTTGTCTGATTTGAGAGCATCGCCGCCGGCATCCACCGTGACGGTGCCGCCCTCGATGGTCAGCGAGTCTTTGCCGCGCAGTCCATCGTCGCCCGCGGTGACGGTGATGTCGCCCGAGAGGATGACGAGGTCATCGTGGCTCGTGATGCCATCGTTGATCGAGCTGCTCACGGTGAGCGATCCGTCGCCCGAGATGGTGAGATCGGCGTCGCTGAAGAGTGCGGCATTGAGGTCGGCGTCGTCTCCAGTGGAGGAGAGGGTGTTGTTTCCACTGAGCGAGACCACCACGTCTTCGGCGTTGACGACCGCGATCGCGGCACTCGTTGAGTTAGCGATTTCTACTCCGTCGAGCACGAGTGCGACGACATCTTCATCGTCGGTGTCGACGACTACTTGGCCGTCGAGCTGCCCCGAGAAAATGTAGGTGCCGGCCGCCGTGATGGTGATCGTGGAACCCGAGACACTGACGCCATCGCCGTCGGCGGTCGCAGTGGACCCGTCGAGGGCGATCGAAACGGCGCCATCGAGGGTCCACTCGTCATCGTTCGTGGTCGTCGAGTTTGCGTTTGCCGCGAGAACTTCTGTCGCAACGGGTCCTAAGTTCAGATTGGCGCTCGCCTCGCTGACCTCGGCGGTCACGCTGGAGGTGACGGCGGGAGTTTCGACGGCAGTCGTGCATCCGGCCAACAGCACCCCGCCTATCAAGAACGTGCTGACTGCGGCGGTAAGGGTGAAGTGATTTCGCTTCATGATCAAGCTCCTCTGGTGGGTGACAAGTTCCACTACACCGGGGTTCCCTATGACATTTCTATGAGCAAGATATACGTGAGCCGTGGATGTCGAAACGGCGTGCTGACATCGGCCCCTGCCCGCTCCTGCCGCATCACGGCTTCGTAAGAGAAGATTGACCCATGACAGCCGTGAGCGCTTCCGCCGCACCGGTCGGCGACCTGAGCGAATGGGTTCGCGCGCCCTTCACCGCCGCGGGCATGACGTACGACTGCTTCGAAAAAGGTTCGGGACCAGGGGTGGTGCTCATCCCAGAGATCCCCGGGATCACACCGGAGGTGCTTGGCCTGGCCGAGCACCTTGTCGCCGCGGGCTTCACCGTGGTCGTGCCCTCACCGTTCGGCCAGCCCGGCAAGGTGAAGACTCTGGGGTACATGACGCGGGTCGTGCTGCGGCTGTGCGTGGCCGCCGAGTTCCGCGCGTTCGCAACGAATTCATCCCGTCCCGTCACCGACTACTTTCGGGCGGTTGCCTCCGACCTTGCTGCTCGCACTCCCGGGCGAGGCGTTGGCGTCATCGGGCAATGCTTCACGGGCGGATTTGCCCTAGCCGCGGCAATCGACGACTCCGTGGCAGCATCCGTTCTCAGCCAGCCGGCAATCCCGTTTCCCCTGGGCCGCGCGCGCCAGCTCGATGCTGGGGTCTCGCCCGACGAACTTAATCGCATCGCCGCCCGAGCGGATGCCGGTGAAGTCTGCGCTCTCGGCTTGCGCTTCAGCGAGGACACTGCCGCCCCGCGCGCCCGGTTCGACACCATCAAGGCCCGCCTCGGCGACGCCTTCGAGGTTATTCAGTTGGATTCCTCGCCAGGAAACCCCGACGGCTACGCCGCAACCGCACACTCGGTGCTGACCGGCGAAGTGCGCGAGAACCCGGCGAACTCGGCGGCGGGCGCCCGCGACCGGGTGGTCGAGTTCTTGCGCGAACGCATCGGTTGAGCAGCGTTGACTGCTCTCGTCGAGCCGGTGTCGCTGACTACGCGAGCTGGCTTGATCTAGCCGAGGCTCGACCCAAGCGCACCAACGATGTACGGGACGAGCCAGATCGCCCACACAATGACAGAGAACCGGTGAAAGCTGGTCTTCTCGGTTTCACGATTGCGCACCAGCACGACGATTGCCCATGCGAGATGCACGGCCATGAGGACGATCGCGATCACTCCCGTGACGCCCATCAACTGGTTCAGGGCGCCCTGCTCGATCCCGGCCGCACGATTCTCGGTCGCGATCAGGTTCATCAAAAAGGTGCCCGTCGCATCGGCAGCTAGCCCAAGCCCGAAGAATACGGTGTGCCACGGCTTGAGCACTTTCTGCACTCGCTCGCTCCACACCCCGACGGTGTAAAAGACAAGGGCGAGGGTGATGAGGATGATCGCAGGCAGCAGCATCCCTCTATCTTGCGCTGTTTACGACTCCCGAGCGAAAATGGATCGGCTCAATTAGTTGCTCGCCGCGACCCGCTCAACCTTGTCGAAGCGCTCTTCGCCTCGGCGTGTGCCGATTCGGTTCTGATGGAGCAGGCGGCCCGTTCTAGCGCACATCGCGCCGTTGCGCGAAGATTCGAGCGGCGGCTTAGAATTTCGTGGGTCGTAGCACTTCGATATCGCTCATGAACAGGATCATGGCGTAGTCGGCGTAGTAGTGCTCCTGAAGGTATGCGGCGATTGCTTCGGCCGTCTCCGCGTCGCACACCACCTCGATGCGGATGTTGCTACTGGCCTCCCAGCCGGCATCGCGAACACCGCGGTTACCTTTGCCGCGGGCGTCGGTGATGGTGTACCCGTGGGCATTCAGCTGGTCAAGATCTCGAACAAGGATGCTCTCGACCGCGGCTTCTGTGATGACGGTCAACAACCTGCGGGTATGGCTTTGCATGGTTCTTATCCTCTCGCGAATGTATGTGCCCACACGGCAAGTGCGTGGTAGATCGGGATGCCGAGCAAGACGTTGAAGGGGAAGGTGATTCCCAGTGCCGCGGCAAGTGACAGCGTGGGGTTCGCCTCGGGCACGGAAATGCGCATGGCCGCCGGCACCGCGATGTATGAGGCACTCGCCGCCAGCGTCGCCAGGATTGCCGTTCCGCCGACGGAGAGGTCAAGAACCCAGCCCAGCCAGGTGCCCACCAGCGCCGAGAAGAGTGGCATCCCGATTCCGAAGGCGACCAGAAATGGCCCGTAGCGGCGAAGGCTTCCGATCTGCTTTGCGGTGATCAACCCCATTTCTAGGAGAAACACGGCGAGGAATCCTTTGAACAGATCGAAGAAGAACGGCTCGATCGGCTTCAACCCGTCCGGTCCGGCTGCCCAACCAATGAGCAGTCCACCCAGCAGCAAAACAATTCCCTTGCCGAGGAACACCTCGTGGGCCACCGACCTCCAGCGCATCTCTCGTGAGATTCCTCGCGCGAGCACAATTCCCACCAGGATGGCTGGCACCTCGAGCATCACCAGAAGCAGCGGCATGTGTTCTTCGAAAGGGATCTGCCTGCTGCCGAGGTATGCGACGGCCACCGCGAAGGTGCCGACGCTCACGGATCCGTAGTGGGCGGCGATTGAGGCGGCGTCCGCACGCGTGAAGCGTCCCAGATAGCGCAGGACAGGAAATGCGAGCAGGGTTAGCACGAGGCCCATGACCACCACAGCCCCCATGTGCGGCAGCAATGTGGAGAAGGGCTGTTTGGCGAGTTCGACGCCGCCCTTGAGCCCGATGGAGAGCAGCAGCACGATGCTGACGAACTCGTACACTGCTGCCGGAAGACGCAATTCCGACCTCAGCAAGCCCGCGACGGCTCCGAGCAGGAAGAACAGGATGATGGGATCGATCACGCGGTGACTCTCTGGTTCGCTTACGGTCCGTAGCCCATAGGAGGCGCCCAAGGGTCAACCTCTTCGATATACGCTGTGCAATACACGATAACCATAGCGTGTATTGCACAGCGCGTGTCACCTAGGATGGAACGATGAACAGCTGGACCTTCCTGACCAATCACGCACACGTTCTGCTGTCTGTTTCTAGGGACCCCACCATGCGGCTACGGGACATCGCCGAAGCCGTCGGCATCACCGAACGAGCCGCCCAGCGCATCATCGCCGAACTTGTCGCAGACGGGTATCTCACGCGCAAGCGGGATGGCCGACGCAACAGCTACGAGCTCTACCCGGATCTACCGCTTCGGCACCCCCTGGAGCGCCACCACCAGATCGGCGAATTGCTCAAGACACTGGGGTCCGAACACCGCGCGTAGGCGCATGGCAGCCGAAGGTCTGCCTATTCGCACTGGCGCCGGGAGCCTTCGCCCCCGGAGACTGGACAAACGAAAAAAGAAAGGCCCCGCCAAAACAGGCGGGGCCTTTCTCGAGTGGTGCGCCCGGAGGGATTTGAACCCCCGGCCTATTGATCCGTAGTCAATTGCTCTATCCGCTGAGCTACGGGCGCATCTTATTGACTTGCGCCAACCAGAAAACTATACCAGCGGTTTGGGCCTCCCACTGACACTTCCGGCAGTCGGATGCCGCGAGCGCCTATTTTCTGACGCGAAGGTGGGCGACGCCACCGTCAACTTCGAGCGCGGTACCCGTGGTCGAGCCAGAAAGTGGGCTCGCCAAATACGCGATCGCGCCGGCGACTTCTTCTGGTGTCACCATGCGTCCGGTGGCCTGGCGGGCATCCAGTGCGGCACGTTCGGCGACGGGGTCGTCGAAGCCCTGCAGCATCCGTTCCACAAACGGGGTGGAGACTGTGCCCGGGCTGACCGCGTTGACACGCACACCATCCGCCACATGATCAGTTGCCATCGCGTAGGTGAGAGCGAGAACGGCACCCTTCGATGCGCTGTAGAGCGCGCGCTCGGGGAGGCCGTTGAGTGCGGCGATCGAGCAGAGGTTCACGATCGCCGCGTGCTGCGACTTGCGCAACCACGGCAGCGCTGCCGCGGATACCCGGGCCATACCGGTGACGTTGATGTTGAGCACGCGTGCCCAGTCGGCGTCATCGTTGTCTTCGACGGTTCCGACCGCGCTGATGCCGGCATTGTTCACGACGATATCGATGGCGCCGAGCTTCTCCCCCACCGCTGCAATCGCCACATCGACGGACGCACGATCAGACACGTCAGCGGTGAACCCGTGGAGCCGAGCATCCAACCCCTCTGTATTGAGATCGAGCACCGCAACGGTCGCGCCACGCGCTTCTAGCGCGAGCGCCGAAGCCAGGCCGATGCCCGAAGCGCCACCGGTGACGACGGCGACGAGACCGTCGAATTCGGCGCTCATGCCTGCACCAGAGTCTGGCGAGCGCGACCGAGGCCGTCAATCTCGAGTTCAACGACGTCGCCAGCGCGCAGGTACGGCTGGCCCTCTATGCCCATCGCGACGCCTGCAGGGGTTCCCGTGTTAATGACGTCACCCGGCTGCAGCACCATGAACTGGCTCAGGTACCAAATGATGTGGTGGACACCGAACGCCATATTCGCGGTCGTGCCATTCTGGCGTTCGACACCATTCACCCAGAGCCGCAAGCCCAAGGCTTGAGGGTCGGCCACCTCGTCGGCGCTCACCAGCTCAGGCCCAAACGGATTGAACGTCTCGCAGCTCTTACCCTTGTCCCAGGTTCCGCCACGTTCGAGCTGGAAGGCGCGTTCGGAGACATCGTGCGACACGGCGTAACCGGCAATGACGGCGGCCGCGTCATCCGGGGAGTCAAGGTAACGAGCAGTGGCGCCGATCACGACGCCGAGCTCAACCTCCCAGTCAGTCTTCACGCTTGTGCGCGGGATGAGCACGTCGTCGAAGGCGCCGACCATCGTGCTCGGGTCTTTCATAAAGATGACGGGTTCGTCGGGAAGTGTTGCACCGGTTTCTTCAGCGTGGTCGCTGTAGTTGAGGCCGACGCAGACGATCTTTCCCGGGCGGGCGATGGGCGCACCGACGCGCATGCCCTCGGTCGCGATAGCGGGAAGCGAGCCGGCAGCGACAGCGGCCCGAGCAGCATCGACCCCTCCAGCGGTGAAGAACGCGCCATCAATGTCTGCCGCGATGGAGCGCAGGTCGAAGGCTCCGCCGTCGTGGAGCACCACGGGAATTTCTGAGCCAACCGGCCCGAGTCGCGCAAATCTCACTGAGTGTTCTCCTTCGTTGCCAACGCGATACCTTCGCGCTCTTGTGATTCATAGCCAGCCTCGACGACGGCCATGGTGTGCATGACGTCATCGACCGAGGTCGGAAGTTCAGAAATGGAACCCTCGACATAGCGTTGGAGGGCGCTCATCGAGCCGATGAAGGCATCCGGGAACCAGGTTCCCTCGAAGGGGATCGGCTGCCAACCGAGCTCGGGCTTGTCGGTGTACGCAATCGTGAGCGCGTCAGGGCCGCCGCGCGGGTAGTCGAGCATGAGACCCATCTGGGCGCGAATGGCGCCCTTGGTGCCCTCCCACTTGATGAAAGCCTCTTCGAAGTCGCCCCCGAATCCGTGATCGTGGTTAGTGCTGATCGTGACCCGCAGTGGACGGTCCCGGTAGCGCATGATGATTGTCGAGCGAGTGTTCGAGACCTGAGGCTTGGCCGGATGCCGCACGGTCGCAACGCTCACGCCATCGGGGTCGCCCAGGAATGAGCGCACGAGGTCCATGTAGTGCACGCTGTGCATGTTGAGCTCGAGGCGTTCGATGCCGAGAACGTGCGGGAAGATCTCCCAGGGTGTCTCGGTAGCAACGCGGATCTCCAGGTCGTAGAGCTCGCCGATCGCGCCCTCGGCAATGAGTTTGCGAGCCGCCGCCACGTACGGCGCGAACCGCAACTGCGTGTTCACGGCAGCAACGAGATTCTTGCGGTGGCAGATCTCAAGCAGCACTCGCGCCTCGGCCAAGTTCTGCCCAAACGGCTTCTGGATGAGCACGGCGGCGCCATCAGGCAACTGGTCGAGAACCGCGGGATACTGCTCGGGCATGAGGGCGAGATCGTAGACGGCGTCCGCAGGGGCCTTGGCTACAGCATCCGACAGCGACGTGAACACATTCGGGATGCCGAACTCATCAGCCAGCGCCTGTGCCTTGGCCGCCGTGCGGTTCACAATCCCCCACACCGTGAACCCTGCTTTGCGATAGGCAGGAAGGTGCGCGTCTTTGACGATTCCGCCGGCGCCAATCATGACAATCGGGCGCGGACGATCGGGCAGCACAACGGTATACGCCTCGGCGGGTTCACGTTCTGGGTAGTGCGACACAGATCACTCCGGCTCTCATAGGCGGTCAAACTCGTGATCAAACGATATATCAAACAGTGTCAGGCGGCAATGCAGGGGCAAGGCTGCGGCTGGCCGGATTCCGGGACGGCTTCCGGGCGGCTTCCGGGGTGGCTTCCGCTGACTGTCGGAAACTCAGGAGATTGGCGCCGTATTTGGCTCAGGCAGCGGGCCAACGCCCCGAAAAGGCTAAATCTCCTGAATTTCCGAAGGGGCAGTGCGCGACCGGGCATACCGGACATACCGGGCATACCGAGCAACGCCGCCACGCACTACGCCGCACCGTACTCACTCTCGCACGCACGTACGTACTTACGTACGTAGGTGTGCGTACGTACGCACTCACAACGCACAACGCACAACGCACGCCGCACGCCGCACGCCGCACGCACAACAAAGTGCGGCCCACCCGCAAGGGTGAGCCGCACTCGAGTCGCGTCAGCGAGCAGTTCTAGATCGCACCCCGCGGGCCCTGGATCAGATCGTCGTGATGAATCTGGGCAACGTTGGGGTGCGCGCGCATTCGATAGCGGAGCGCATTGTCTCCATACGTTTCGAGGATGGGACTGTTCGTGGGGTCGAGCGACAGCCCGCGCGCTTGAGCGGCGAGCTCGGGCGGGAGCTGCAACTGGGGCATCACGGTGTCGAGGGCGGGGTTGAAGAAGAACGGAATCGAGATGCGGTCATCCCCGATGAGCGGCGAGATTACGCGGTGCAGCGTCGCCTTGAGATATCCCTCGGTTGCGAGCTCAAGCATTTCGCCGATGTTCACGACGAAGGCACCGGGCATGGGCGGAACATCCACCCATTCTCCGTTGTAGTCGACCTGCAGGCCGCCCTTGCCCGGCTCCACCATCAACAGCGTCAGAACGCCACC
Coding sequences:
- a CDS encoding RpiB/LacA/LacB family sugar-phosphate isomerase codes for the protein MRVSVGADHAGFPLKQRIISAIERLGHTVIERGATSTDPVDFPDVTQDTCAPVLDGTADRAVLVCGTGAGAIMAANKIPGIRCGLANESYSAHQAVEHDDANVIALGAWLVPPAFIDDIVREFLDATFDDDEDTRRRVEKLNALDLLGPPPKN
- a CDS encoding MFS transporter, which codes for MTTTTTATQRKSALGSKDRNKTAVAAALGTSVENYDFIAFGTASALYFGAVFFPESDRFVGTLLAFATLAVGFLMRPLGGAIGGYLADKFGRKPVLVGAMLVMGSATFLIGLLPTYAQAGVIAPILLVIIRIIQGLAFGAEWGGAITMAYEHAPWNRRGMYAAIPQAGNPLGIALASGMFLLCSNIEGDLAWRIPFLLSAVLVVVALIVRSRLSESPEFEAAKAEGKIEKNPFLTTIRQDWRGILRVIALRIVESFAYYSTATYFLNYLSGRFPDIRPLALAAITAASITAIFVTFIMGSLTDKVGRRPIYIVACVVAILFAFPMYLLTEDGTPALVVGVFIFGIGILHASLTGVQGSLLTEQFGTSTRTSGASLGYQIAAAIGGFAPLLAALLVGWIGWPGASLLYMTAAIVGLIGILVTKETFGAAERARINALVAEEKNRIA
- a CDS encoding carbohydrate-binding domain-containing protein translates to MKRNHFTLTAAVSTFLIGGVLLAGCTTAVETPAVTSSVTAEVSEASANLNLGPVATEVLAANANSTTTNDDEWTLDGAVSIALDGSTATADGDGVSVSGSTITITAAGTYIFSGQLDGQVVVDTDDEDVVALVLDGVEIANSTSAAIAVVNAEDVVVSLSGNNTLSSTGDDADLNAALFSDADLTISGDGSLTVSSSINDGITSHDDLVILSGDITVTAGDDGLRGKDSLTIEGGTVTVDAGGDALKSDNEEDETRGYVYIAGGTVALTAADDGVQAETDIVIAGGSTTLAGEDDGLKSEVNIVISGGGTAVTNSYEGIESYYITIEGGVLAVNASDDGINATSGTSTTTDVGGIVEADDGAMVAITGGETTVNSAGDGIDSNGSMLVTGGTTTVFGSAEDREGALDANGTIVVESGTVLAVGMTFMATSPESSSAQGWLSASLEQAYSAGQTVQVLDSSGTVIAEFTSIKSFQSVVLSDAAITNGDTYMVTVDGETAGTVTAGVAAAGSEGAGGGAPGGGAPRP
- a CDS encoding dienelactone hydrolase family protein gives rise to the protein MTAVSASAAPVGDLSEWVRAPFTAAGMTYDCFEKGSGPGVVLIPEIPGITPEVLGLAEHLVAAGFTVVVPSPFGQPGKVKTLGYMTRVVLRLCVAAEFRAFATNSSRPVTDYFRAVASDLAARTPGRGVGVIGQCFTGGFALAAAIDDSVAASVLSQPAIPFPLGRARQLDAGVSPDELNRIAARADAGEVCALGLRFSEDTAAPRARFDTIKARLGDAFEVIQLDSSPGNPDGYAATAHSVLTGEVRENPANSAAGARDRVVEFLRERIG
- a CDS encoding HsmA family protein, with amino-acid sequence MLLPAIILITLALVFYTVGVWSERVQKVLKPWHTVFFGLGLAADATGTFLMNLIATENRAAGIEQGALNQLMGVTGVIAIVLMAVHLAWAIVVLVRNRETEKTSFHRFSVIVWAIWLVPYIVGALGSSLG
- a CDS encoding transcriptional regulator; this encodes MQSHTRRLLTVITEAAVESILVRDLDQLNAHGYTITDARGKGNRGVRDAGWEASSNIRIEVVCDAETAEAIAAYLQEHYYADYAMILFMSDIEVLRPTKF
- a CDS encoding sodium-dependent bicarbonate transport family permease, encoding MIDPIILFFLLGAVAGLLRSELRLPAAVYEFVSIVLLLSIGLKGGVELAKQPFSTLLPHMGAVVVMGLVLTLLAFPVLRYLGRFTRADAASIAAHYGSVSVGTFAVAVAYLGSRQIPFEEHMPLLLVMLEVPAILVGIVLARGISREMRWRSVAHEVFLGKGIVLLLGGLLIGWAAGPDGLKPIEPFFFDLFKGFLAVFLLEMGLITAKQIGSLRRYGPFLVAFGIGMPLFSALVGTWLGWVLDLSVGGTAILATLAASASYIAVPAAMRISVPEANPTLSLAAALGITFPFNVLLGIPIYHALAVWAHTFARG
- a CDS encoding helix-turn-helix domain-containing protein, whose protein sequence is MNSWTFLTNHAHVLLSVSRDPTMRLRDIAEAVGITERAAQRIIAELVADGYLTRKRDGRRNSYELYPDLPLRHPLERHHQIGELLKTLGSEHRA
- a CDS encoding SDR family NAD(P)-dependent oxidoreductase yields the protein MSAEFDGLVAVVTGGASGIGLASALALEARGATVAVLDLNTEGLDARLHGFTADVSDRASVDVAIAAVGEKLGAIDIVVNNAGISAVGTVEDNDDADWARVLNINVTGMARVSAAALPWLRKSQHAAIVNLCSIAALNGLPERALYSASKGAVLALTYAMATDHVADGVRVNAVSPGTVSTPFVERMLQGFDDPVAERAALDARQATGRMVTPEEVAGAIAYLASPLSGSTTGTALEVDGGVAHLRVRK
- a CDS encoding fumarylacetoacetate hydrolase family protein, translated to MRFARLGPVGSEIPVVLHDGGAFDLRSIAADIDGAFFTAGGVDAARAAVAAGSLPAIATEGMRVGAPIARPGKIVCVGLNYSDHAEETGATLPDEPVIFMKDPSTMVGAFDDVLIPRTSVKTDWEVELGVVIGATARYLDSPDDAAAVIAGYAVSHDVSERAFQLERGGTWDKGKSCETFNPFGPELVSADEVADPQALGLRLWVNGVERQNGTTANMAFGVHHIIWYLSQFMVLQPGDVINTGTPAGVAMGIEGQPYLRAGDVVELEIDGLGRARQTLVQA
- a CDS encoding Gfo/Idh/MocA family protein, translating into MSHYPEREPAEAYTVVLPDRPRPIVMIGAGGIVKDAHLPAYRKAGFTVWGIVNRTAAKAQALADEFGIPNVFTSLSDAVAKAPADAVYDLALMPEQYPAVLDQLPDGAAVLIQKPFGQNLAEARVLLEICHRKNLVAAVNTQLRFAPYVAAARKLIAEGAIGELYDLEIRVATETPWEIFPHVLGIERLELNMHSVHYMDLVRSFLGDPDGVSVATVRHPAKPQVSNTRSTIIMRYRDRPLRVTISTNHDHGFGGDFEEAFIKWEGTKGAIRAQMGLMLDYPRGGPDALTIAYTDKPELGWQPIPFEGTWFPDAFIGSMSALQRYVEGSISELPTSVDDVMHTMAVVEAGYESQEREGIALATKENTQ